The sequence below is a genomic window from Ignavibacteriales bacterium.
TTTGCAGTTTGTCGTTTTGAGCTCCGGCACACATTATAAATGCAGTGAAGAATAAAATTATCTTTTTCATAATAATCCTTTTAATTCATGAATATTTGACCTTCAACCTGCCGATTTGGTTGTTGCCTTAAATCTATATTGACCGGGAATAATAACATTAGGAGAATTTTATTTTGATGATATTCATTCTGACAACAAAATAGTATTTTGACAGGCGATTAAATGAAAGCACCATTCCAATGAAGAAATTTTTGTTCTATACATTAATATTTGTCTATATCCCAATGTTGGCACAATCCCCTGTTCCTGAAGGCGCAAAACCGGAACTAATCGCTGATGGTTTTTTATTTGTTGAAGGTCCTGTGTGGAAAGATAACTTCGGTTTACTTTTTTCCGACCTTACGGGTAACATCGCTTACAGGTGGACGAAGGAAGACAGCATCACAATTTTCTTAAATCCCTCTTATAACTCTAACGGACTTACTTATGACAGAACCGGGAAATTGATTTTAGCACAAACGGGTCTGCGAAGAGTTGTGCGGCTTGAATCAAACAATACACAGACCGTGCTTGCCGATAACTATAAAGGAAAAAAACTTAACAGTCCGAATGATCTTGCGGTGAAATCAGATGGATCTGTTTTCTTTACTGATCCGCCGTTTAACATTCCCGATGGTGAAAAGAAAGAACTTTCGTTTGCGGGTATATACAGAATAAGTCTGACAGGAGAACTGAAGCTGCTTGATTCAACTCTGGAATTACCGAACGGAATTTGTTTTTCAAAAGATGAGACGAAACTTTACGTGAACAATTCACAAGCTAGAATTATTTATGTGTGGGATGTGCTCAATGATTCAACGATTGCAAACAAAAGAGAGTTCGCAAGAATAGTTCCCGAGGGTTACGCGGACGGAATGAAAATAGATGAAAGCGGAAATTTGTTTTGCACAGGTCCCGGTGGAGTATGGATATTTTCGCCCGAAGGGAAATTACTTGATAAGATTTCTCTTCCGCAAAATCCCACAAATTGTAATTGGGGTGATGCAGACAGAAAAACATTATACATAACAGCGGGCAACAGCGTTTACAGGATAAAACTGTAGAGACGGGGCATGCCCCGTCTCCGCGTGTAGTTTGTAGCTGTATTATTGGGATGGTATTGCATGAATTAACTATTCCTTACTATAATATTTATCAAGCTCCCATTTCAACGGATTGTTTTTTATATAAGTCCGTATTCTTAACAAATCATTTTCATTCCGGATTATATGATCATAGAACCGCGGCTGCCAATTAAATTCCAGGTTCATTTTTCCCCTTAAATATTTTGACACTGCCGATTTAAAACTTCCGACAACATTGCCAAGTAGAGACGGGGCGTGCCCCGTCTCTACGGAGCCAAGGATTATGATACCGTGAATATGATTCGGCATTATCACAAACTCATCAAGCTCAACATTTTTATAATGATCGGGAATTGTGTTCCAAAGTGTCTCAACAATTTTCCCTGCATCGTTTAAAACCATTTCATCATTTTTTATTTCACCGAACCAATGCTTCATAAATTTTGTGCAGATCGTTACGTAATACCATGATGGCGTGGAATAATCCCACTCCTTTAAACGTGTGGATGCTATCCGGAATTTGTTTTTGTATAAATCCATTGGAATGATAAAAATTATTGCCGGGATCTGGATTTTTCTGACTTTGTAAAATATAACGCTTAAAGTTGATTGCCAGCAAATTATTAATACCAATATGTGGCGTACCTTCCCATCAAAATTCTTCCACGTTGTAGAGACGGGGCATGCCCCGTCTCTACAGAGCCGCTTGGATTATTGTGGACACGTGTAGAGACGCTTCGCGAAGCGTCTCTACGAAGCCGGTTGTTGGATCAATTATTTGAGAGACCTGACGCGATGAATATGGAATTCCCATTCAATCTATCGTCCACTCAACCAATCAATCCCCTTTTCTGCGTTAATTCGTTCAATCCCATCAACCTGAACCTCTTTATATGTGATATTGCGTTCCATCCAATCAATGCGGGCGAACCCGCCATTTAATTATCCGAAATTTGACCCGTCAATTTTTTTTAACAAAAACAAAAGGATAAATAAAATGTTGAACAACACAAAAACCCGCCAGTCTGCCGCCAAGGCAGGGTTCCTGGGGAAAAGCATTCTGATCACAGTTCTGGTAACATTTCTTACCATTCAGTTATCTGCACAGGATAACTCAATCAGCTATTCTACAAAAAGTAATCAAAAGCATTTTTATGCTGACCTTGTCGCCAAAACAGCAACGCTTAACGGCGGATGGGGATTGTTCGGCGGAATGAGAGCCGGTTATAATTTGAATGAGAATATAAGTCTTGGTTTAATCGGACATGGACTTATTCCCGACAAACTCGGCGGTACATACATAAATCAAAAAGACCGGGATGAACTTCACTTTGGTTACGGCGGACTTGAAGCTTCGTTCAATCATTCACTGACCGAAAAATTTTACATCAGCAGTACAATGATGATAGGTGCGGGTCGTACTGATTATGAAAACCGGGAAGGACATGATTATTTCTTTATTATTGAACCGGGCGCATCTGCAAATTATATGATAACAAACTGGTTTGGTTTGGGTTACTCGGTTAACTACCGCTTAGCATCGGGAGTTAAGTATGCCGATCTATCCAACGCAAGTTTCAGCGGATGGTCAATGGCACTTGATTTTAAGTTTGGGTTTTAGATTTCCGGAATAGTTCTTTACCAGACCCTGAATCAAGTTCAGGGTGACAGAAGGCAGGGATTCTAATATTTATTGTACTGGTGGAGTTGTTTAAACTCACTCCACCAGTATCTTAAA
It includes:
- a CDS encoding SMP-30/gluconolactonase/LRE family protein, with the translated sequence MLAQSPVPEGAKPELIADGFLFVEGPVWKDNFGLLFSDLTGNIAYRWTKEDSITIFLNPSYNSNGLTYDRTGKLILAQTGLRRVVRLESNNTQTVLADNYKGKKLNSPNDLAVKSDGSVFFTDPPFNIPDGEKKELSFAGIYRISLTGELKLLDSTLELPNGICFSKDETKLYVNNSQARIIYVWDVLNDSTIANKREFARIVPEGYADGMKIDESGNLFCTGPGGVWIFSPEGKLLDKISLPQNPTNCNWGDADRKTLYITAGNSVYRIKL
- a CDS encoding transposase; its protein translation is MDLYKNKFRIASTRLKEWDYSTPSWYYVTICTKFMKHWFGEIKNDEMVLNDAGKIVETLWNTIPDHYKNVELDEFVIMPNHIHGIIILGSVETGHAPSLLGNVVGSFKSAVSKYLRGKMNLEFNWQPRFYDHIIRNENDLLRIRTYIKNNPLKWELDKYYSKE